One Spea bombifrons isolate aSpeBom1 chromosome 1, aSpeBom1.2.pri, whole genome shotgun sequence DNA window includes the following coding sequences:
- the LOC128474714 gene encoding L-serine dehydratase/L-threonine deaminase-like — protein MPESGCLHLDTPLRDSVPLSKLTDTTVYLKLDNAQPTGSFKIRGIGHLCKTWAERGCKHFVCSSGGNAGLAAAYSARMLSIPATILVPVTTPSFTIQRVKDEGATVCVVGEILDETIEHAKELVKNNPGWVYIPPFDDPLIWEGHMSLVKEMKASLPSKPGAIALSVGGGGMLCGVIQGLREVGWSDVPIIAMETRGAHSLNAAMEAGRLVTLTEITSVAKTLGAKTVGAQTLKLSQEHPVYSEVITDQDAVTAIERFVDDEKMLVEPACGAALAVVYSGVIGRLQREGKLSKELSSLVIIVCGGNNITLSQLSRLKEQLGIPKVNAA, from the exons ATGCCAGAGAGCGGCTGCCTTCACCTGGACACCCCATTGAGGGACAGTGTGCCCTTATCCAAGTTGACAGACACCACAGTATACCTTAAACTTGACAATGCACAGCCAACAGGGTCCTTCAAGATTCGTGGCATTGGACATTTGTGCAAAACA TGGGCAGAGAGAGGCTGTAAGCATTTTGTGTGCTCCTCAG gtgGCAATGCTGGTCTTGCAGCAGCTTACAGTGCCCGGATGCTCTCTATACCCGCCACTATTCTTGTACCAGTCACCACCCCTTCCTTTACAATACAGAGAGTCAAAGATGAAGGAGCCACCGTCTGTGTGGTAGGAGAG aTCCTGGATGAGACCATCGAGCATGCCAAGGAGCTGGTTAAGAATAACCCAGGATGGGTTTACATCCCTCCTTTCGATGACCCTCTGATATG GGAAGGCCATATGTCACTTGTAAAGGAAATGAAAGCGAGTCTTCCTTCCAAGCCCGGTGCCATTGCCCTGTCAGTGGGAGGAGGTGGGATGCTCTGTGGGGTGATCCAGGGCCTCAGAGAAGTAGGATGGAGTGACGTTCCCATCATTGCTATGGAGACCAGAGGGGCGCACAGTCTCAATGCAGCTATGGAGGCAGGAAGGCTAGTCACCCTGACGGAGATTACGAG TGTGGCTAAAACATTGGGAGCCAAAACTGTGGGAGCCCAAACCCTAAAACTGTCTCAAGAGCACCCTGTCTATTCTGAAGTTATCACTGATCAGGATGCCGTGACAGCTATTGAACGATTCGTAG ATGATGAGAAAATGCTTGTGGAGCCTGCTTGCGGTGCCGCTCTGGCTGTGGTCTACAGTGGTGTGATCGGGAGGCTGCAGAGAGAGGGCAAGCTGTCTAAAGAGCTCTCGTCTCTGGTCATCATTGTGTGTGGAGGGAACAACATCACTTTGTCACAGCTCTCCCGACTTAAGGAACAACTGGGCATTCCAAAGGTCAATGCTGCCTAA